One Desulfovibrio sp. genomic window carries:
- a CDS encoding iron-containing alcohol dehydrogenase family protein: protein MFRNAKNVGYYMIGQGSLSQLGDLLAARRKAVAGPAVFFLDKFFQGKDLADKLPVESRDMLLYVDTTNEPTTDSVDGYTDQVKAFLKGVEPCALVALGGGCVLDTCKCVGNLLDNPGKAEDYQGWELVKNPAPYKIAVPTLSGTGSETSRTGIICNEEKNIKLGMNSDFTMFDQVLMDPDLTASVPRNQYFYTGIDTYMHCFESITGSYRNVVVDSLAAKAIDLCKQVFLSQDMMSEENREKMMIASYLGGMAAGFVGVVHPISAGLSMVLHMRHGIANCYALTVLEDIYPEHYKEFMTMMERQGIDLPKGICQGLTDAQYDALYGASIVHEKPLSNRLGPDFKNILTKENVIGRFKRM from the coding sequence GTCTTTTTTCTGGACAAGTTTTTTCAGGGAAAGGATCTGGCGGACAAACTGCCTGTGGAGAGCCGCGACATGCTGCTCTATGTCGATACCACCAACGAACCCACCACGGACAGCGTGGACGGCTACACCGATCAGGTGAAAGCCTTTCTGAAGGGTGTGGAACCCTGCGCCCTGGTGGCCCTTGGCGGCGGCTGCGTGCTTGACACCTGCAAGTGCGTGGGCAACCTGCTCGATAATCCCGGCAAGGCCGAAGACTATCAGGGCTGGGAACTGGTCAAGAATCCCGCGCCCTACAAAATCGCCGTGCCCACCCTGTCGGGCACGGGTTCCGAAACTTCGCGCACGGGCATCATCTGCAATGAGGAAAAGAACATCAAACTGGGCATGAACAGCGACTTTACCATGTTCGACCAGGTGCTGATGGACCCCGACCTCACGGCCAGCGTGCCCCGCAACCAGTATTTTTACACGGGTATCGACACCTACATGCACTGCTTTGAGAGCATCACCGGCTCGTATCGCAACGTGGTGGTGGACTCCCTGGCGGCCAAGGCCATCGACCTCTGCAAGCAGGTTTTTCTCTCGCAGGACATGATGAGCGAAGAAAACCGCGAAAAAATGATGATCGCCTCCTACCTGGGCGGCATGGCCGCCGGATTTGTGGGCGTGGTGCATCCCATCTCCGCCGGTCTCAGCATGGTGCTGCACATGCGCCACGGCATTGCCAACTGCTACGCCCTGACCGTGCTGGAAGACATTTATCCCGAACACTACAAAGAATTCATGACCATGATGGAACGCCAGGGCATTGACCTGCCCAAGGGCATCTGTCAGGGCCTTACCGACGCCCAGTACGACGCGCTCTACGGGGCGAGCATCGTGCACGAAAAGCCGCTGTCCAACCGCCTTGGCCCGGATTTCAAAAATATCCTCACCAAGGAAAACGTCATCGGGCGCTTTAAAAGGATGTAG
- a CDS encoding DegT/DnrJ/EryC1/StrS family aminotransferase, with protein MDIKVNFSGRAIRYTEDEIAVVVEAMRNADPLTQGHYMRQFESKFADYQGVAPGTCFTTMNGCSALELSAQLCLFNEGDEVVIPSHTFTASAYPYVKKGAKLVWADVDLHTRVVTAESIERVLSPRTKAVVVVHLYGYVADMPAIAALCKERGLILIEDAAQAIGAEIGGVKAGAFGDMAIFSFHSHKNLTTLGEGGMLYVRDPKLAAMVPTLRHNGHCAFDFERPDYWKPAMGNVDMPFIDGRMVQPNNYCLGEVECALGAKLLERIDEINDQKRARALAFIDALKDFPELEFHREDSRRHNYHLLAARMTSGVDARDRFMRAMFDEKGVKCVVQYIPLDRYEYYRRQGMGEACCPNADMFFDSMISFPFQHWLSEEEFDYMLASTREVLAKIR; from the coding sequence ATGGATATCAAAGTCAACTTCAGCGGCCGCGCCATCCGCTACACCGAAGACGAAATCGCCGTCGTGGTAGAGGCCATGCGCAATGCCGATCCCCTGACCCAGGGGCACTACATGCGCCAGTTTGAAAGCAAGTTCGCCGACTATCAGGGCGTTGCCCCGGGAACCTGCTTTACCACCATGAACGGCTGCTCCGCGCTGGAACTCTCGGCCCAGCTCTGCCTGTTCAATGAAGGCGACGAGGTGGTCATTCCCTCCCACACCTTCACTGCTTCGGCCTATCCGTACGTCAAAAAGGGCGCAAAGCTCGTCTGGGCCGATGTGGACCTGCACACCCGCGTGGTCACGGCCGAAAGCATCGAGCGTGTGCTGAGCCCGCGCACCAAAGCCGTGGTTGTGGTGCACCTGTATGGCTATGTGGCGGACATGCCCGCCATTGCCGCCCTGTGCAAGGAGCGCGGCCTGATCCTCATCGAGGACGCGGCCCAGGCCATCGGGGCCGAGATCGGCGGCGTCAAGGCCGGAGCCTTTGGCGACATGGCCATCTTCTCCTTCCATTCGCACAAAAACCTCACCACCCTGGGCGAAGGCGGCATGCTGTATGTGCGTGACCCCAAGCTTGCGGCCATGGTGCCCACCCTGCGCCACAACGGGCACTGCGCCTTTGACTTTGAACGCCCGGACTACTGGAAGCCCGCCATGGGCAATGTGGACATGCCCTTTATCGACGGCCGCATGGTGCAGCCCAACAACTACTGCCTCGGTGAAGTGGAGTGCGCCCTGGGCGCAAAACTGCTGGAGCGCATTGATGAAATCAATGACCAGAAGCGTGCGCGCGCCCTGGCCTTCATCGACGCCCTGAAGGATTTTCCCGAACTGGAATTCCACCGCGAAGACAGCCGCCGCCACAACTACCATCTGCTGGCGGCCCGCATGACTTCCGGCGTTGATGCCCGCGACCGCTTCATGCGCGCCATGTTCGATGAAAAAGGCGTCAAGTGCGTTGTGCAGTATATTCCGCTGGACAGGTACGAATACTACCGGCGTCAGGGCATGGGCGAAGCCTGCTGCCCCAATGCCGACATGTTTTTTGACAGCATGATTTCCTTCCCCTTCCAGCACTGGCTGTCGGAAGAGGAGTTTGACTACATGCTGGCGTCGACCCGCGAAGTGCTGGCAAAAATCCGTTAG